Proteins from one Nakamurella multipartita DSM 44233 genomic window:
- a CDS encoding apurinic/apyrimidinic endonuclease family protein, whose product MPVGRGLVDIPRTLRVLRDARFDGLLAIEIDDLHPMFDTDEDAALTESIASTRHVLATVTSEDPAGTATRS is encoded by the coding sequence GTGCCCGTCGGACGTGGCCTGGTCGACATCCCGCGCACCCTGCGGGTGCTGCGCGACGCCCGCTTCGACGGTCTGCTGGCCATCGAAATCGATGACCTGCACCCGATGTTCGACACCGACGAGGACGCCGCCCTGACCGAGAGCATCGCCTCCACCCGGCACGTCCTGGCCACGGTGACCAGCGAGGATCCCGCCGGGACGGCGACGCGATCCTAG
- a CDS encoding sugar phosphate isomerase/epimerase family protein, with protein sequence MSWDPHRLSLSHLSLQDLTPPEQAVAAAAAGFGKIGIRVWSGPGVLVAPMLGDTPLLRETLHALAETGLGVLDVEFVSLRPDSTIDEALPVLDAAHRLGARFVLALIDDPDTERAVTNFVRLCQEAAVRGLAISLEFMVYSQLPTLARAVQLLQRADQPNAVLVIDPLHLRRSGGSPADLAAVPTALMPCVQLCDAPAQPVWPEPATARAEARSGRLLPGDGELPLLDLLDAVPASAALSVETPVAALTGRSPLDRATAAFAAAARVLAAHADRTPAPTS encoded by the coding sequence ATGAGCTGGGATCCCCACCGGCTCAGCCTGTCCCACCTGTCCCTGCAGGACCTCACCCCGCCCGAGCAGGCCGTCGCGGCGGCGGCGGCCGGGTTCGGCAAGATCGGGATCCGGGTCTGGTCCGGTCCCGGCGTGCTGGTGGCCCCGATGCTCGGCGACACCCCTTTGCTGCGCGAGACCCTGCATGCCCTGGCCGAGACCGGTCTGGGGGTGCTGGATGTCGAGTTCGTGTCGCTGCGGCCGGACAGCACGATCGACGAGGCGTTGCCGGTGCTGGACGCCGCGCACCGGCTGGGCGCGCGGTTCGTGTTGGCGCTCATCGACGATCCGGACACCGAACGGGCAGTCACGAACTTCGTGCGGCTGTGCCAGGAGGCCGCGGTGCGGGGTCTGGCGATCTCGTTGGAATTCATGGTCTACAGCCAACTGCCCACCCTGGCGCGGGCCGTGCAGCTGCTGCAGCGGGCGGACCAACCCAATGCGGTCCTGGTGATCGACCCGCTGCACCTGCGCCGATCCGGCGGCTCGCCGGCCGATCTGGCCGCCGTTCCGACCGCCCTGATGCCGTGCGTGCAGCTGTGTGACGCCCCTGCGCAACCGGTCTGGCCCGAACCGGCCACCGCGCGGGCCGAGGCCCGATCCGGACGGCTGCTGCCCGGTGACGGTGAGCTGCCGCTGCTCGATCTGCTCGACGCGGTTCCCGCCAGCGCCGCGCTCTCGGTCGAGACGCCGGTCGCGGCACTGACCGGCCGGTCACCGCTGGACCGGGCCACCGCGGCGTTCGCGGCCGCTGCTCGCGTGCTGGCCGCGCACGCCGACCGCACCCCGGCCCCGACCAGCTGA
- a CDS encoding Gfo/Idh/MocA family protein: MGSPLRIAVLGGGRMGQSHARQILANPDTELVAIIDPATDQPARQFGVAHFPDHPSLLAQARPDAVIVATPNDLHVPTALDCLAAGVPALVEKPVGVNPQEVDELAAAVQTTGVPVLVGHHRRHHPVIGAAKQYIASGELGQLVAINALWLTRKPADYFDTWRSAAGAGVLLINLVHDIDVLRYMCGEITSVVALTSSAARGLVVEDTASLTLQFAGGALGSIIGSDAAVAPWGWDKNSGDDPYFAQEPDQPCFMIAGTRGSIQVPQLATWSYQGQADWTAPLTRDQVPLPAGGALDRQLAHFVRVARGEVPPLVSVRDAGRTIAVVDACHRAARTGQRVDVTETADRLTAPPLQAAR; the protein is encoded by the coding sequence ATGGGATCCCCCCTTCGTATCGCAGTGCTCGGCGGTGGCCGGATGGGCCAGAGTCACGCCCGCCAGATCCTGGCCAATCCCGACACCGAACTGGTCGCGATCATCGACCCGGCCACCGACCAGCCGGCCCGGCAGTTCGGAGTCGCCCATTTCCCGGATCACCCGAGCCTGCTGGCGCAGGCCCGGCCGGACGCGGTGATCGTCGCCACCCCGAACGACCTGCACGTGCCGACCGCCCTGGACTGCCTGGCCGCCGGCGTGCCGGCGCTGGTGGAAAAGCCGGTCGGGGTGAACCCGCAGGAGGTCGACGAGCTCGCCGCCGCGGTTCAGACCACCGGGGTTCCGGTCCTGGTCGGGCACCACCGGCGGCATCACCCGGTGATCGGCGCGGCCAAGCAGTACATCGCCTCGGGCGAGCTGGGCCAGCTCGTCGCGATCAACGCACTGTGGCTGACCCGCAAGCCCGCCGACTACTTCGATACCTGGCGCTCGGCCGCCGGGGCCGGCGTTCTGCTGATCAACCTGGTGCACGACATCGACGTGCTCCGGTACATGTGCGGCGAGATCACCTCCGTGGTCGCCCTGACCAGCTCCGCGGCACGGGGATTGGTCGTCGAGGACACCGCCAGCCTGACCCTGCAGTTCGCCGGCGGAGCTCTAGGCAGCATCATCGGCTCGGATGCCGCGGTGGCCCCCTGGGGCTGGGACAAGAACTCCGGCGACGACCCCTACTTCGCCCAGGAGCCGGACCAACCTTGCTTCATGATCGCCGGTACCCGGGGCTCCATCCAGGTCCCACAGCTGGCCACCTGGTCCTACCAGGGCCAGGCCGACTGGACGGCCCCGCTCACCCGCGACCAGGTGCCGTTGCCGGCCGGCGGAGCGCTGGACCGGCAGCTCGCCCACTTCGTGCGGGTCGCTCGCGGGGAGGTGCCGCCGTTGGTGTCCGTGCGCGATGCCGGCCGCACCATCGCGGTCGTCGATGCCTGCCACCGGGCCGCCCGGACCGGACAGCGGGTCGACGTCACCGAGACCGCCGACCGGCTGACCGCACCCCCCCTGCAGGCCGCCCGATGA